In a single window of the Rhizobium etli CFN 42 genome:
- a CDS encoding ABC transporter ATP-binding protein: MATIELDKVDKHYGSYHALRNISFDIADGEFVVLVGPSGCGKSTLLRSLAGLEEITGGTIKLGGNRIDNIAAKDRDVAMVFQNYALYPHMTVRENMAFALKLRGENLADRNAKVDKAAEMLRLTPYLDRYPKALSGGQRQRVAMGRAMVRRPKAFFFDEPLSNLDAALRVDMRSEIKALHQRLGATSVYVTHDQIEAMTMADRIVVLRDGKVEQIGAPLELYDRPANTFVAGFIGSPAMNMLPATIDLSLNSARLADGSGLPLPQGTRATNGQEVIYGVRPDQWILSNGDAGVPATVELIEPTGAEILLAVQLAGKRVLCAFRERHALKPGDRIRLDVDPAAAHVFDKQTEQRLPF; the protein is encoded by the coding sequence ATGGCGACGATCGAACTCGACAAGGTCGACAAGCATTACGGCTCCTATCACGCACTGCGCAACATCTCGTTCGATATAGCCGACGGTGAGTTCGTCGTGCTGGTCGGTCCGTCCGGTTGCGGCAAATCCACGCTGCTGCGGTCGCTTGCCGGCCTCGAGGAGATCACCGGCGGCACGATCAAGCTTGGCGGAAATCGCATCGACAACATCGCCGCCAAGGACCGCGACGTGGCGATGGTGTTCCAGAACTACGCACTTTATCCGCACATGACCGTTCGGGAGAACATGGCCTTCGCACTGAAATTGCGCGGCGAGAATCTTGCGGATCGCAACGCCAAGGTCGACAAGGCTGCCGAGATGCTGCGGCTTACGCCCTATCTCGACCGCTATCCGAAGGCGCTCTCCGGAGGCCAACGGCAGCGTGTTGCCATGGGGCGCGCGATGGTTCGCCGCCCGAAGGCGTTCTTTTTCGACGAGCCGCTGTCAAACCTGGACGCCGCGCTGCGCGTAGACATGCGTTCGGAGATCAAAGCTCTTCACCAGCGCCTCGGCGCTACTTCCGTCTATGTCACGCATGACCAGATTGAAGCCATGACAATGGCGGACCGCATTGTCGTGCTTCGCGACGGCAAGGTGGAGCAGATCGGTGCGCCACTGGAGCTTTACGACAGGCCGGCAAATACCTTCGTCGCCGGCTTCATCGGATCGCCGGCGATGAACATGCTGCCGGCCACCATCGATCTCTCCTTGAACTCGGCGCGGCTCGCTGACGGGTCGGGCCTTCCCCTTCCACAAGGCACGCGGGCAACCAACGGCCAGGAGGTGATATACGGGGTCCGTCCTGACCAGTGGATACTGTCGAACGGCGATGCGGGCGTACCTGCGACTGTCGAGTTGATCGAGCCGACGGGGGCCGAAATTCTGCTCGCAGTCCAATTGGCGGGCAAGCGTGTCCTGTGCGCCTTTCGCGAGCGCCACGCGCTGAAGCCCGGCGACAGGATACGGCTCGACGTCGATCCTGCCGCGGCTCATGTGTTCGACAAGCAAACCGAGCAAAGACTCCCGTTCTGA
- a CDS encoding NAD(P)-dependent alcohol dehydrogenase yields the protein MRSLVLERKDELRIRDLDPKEALGPTDVRIAIKTVGVCGSDVHYYTHGAIGPFVVREPMILGHEAAGIIEEVGSAVQNLKVGDRVCMEPGIPDPQSRASRLGLYNLDPAVRFWATPPVHGVLRPSVVHPAAFTFKLPDNVSYAAGAMVEPLAVGFHAVSKARLTPGAIALVTGAGPIGMVTAIAALSAGCAKVIVTDVVDEKLAVARSLGPAIITVNVRSQDLKSVIARETDGWGVDVVFECSGAAEVIADTAQHGCPGGAIVLVGMPVKPVPLDVVIAQTKELRIEHVFRYAHVYPRIVALLGSNQINVDALITDTYAFEDSVEAFDYAVRPKPSSVKIQIELGK from the coding sequence ATGAGATCGCTCGTCCTCGAACGCAAAGACGAACTGCGCATTCGCGACCTGGACCCGAAGGAGGCGCTCGGTCCGACCGACGTGCGCATTGCCATCAAGACCGTCGGAGTCTGCGGATCGGACGTTCACTATTACACGCACGGCGCGATCGGTCCTTTCGTTGTGCGCGAGCCGATGATCCTCGGCCACGAAGCCGCCGGCATCATTGAAGAGGTCGGCAGCGCGGTGCAGAACCTGAAAGTGGGCGACCGCGTTTGCATGGAGCCCGGCATTCCCGACCCTCAAAGTCGCGCGTCGCGGCTGGGTCTCTACAACCTCGATCCCGCGGTGCGCTTCTGGGCGACGCCGCCGGTGCATGGCGTACTGAGACCGAGCGTGGTCCACCCGGCGGCCTTTACCTTTAAGCTTCCGGACAACGTTTCCTACGCCGCGGGCGCCATGGTCGAGCCGCTGGCTGTAGGCTTTCACGCAGTCTCCAAGGCGAGGCTGACGCCCGGTGCGATCGCGCTGGTTACCGGCGCCGGGCCGATCGGCATGGTGACAGCGATAGCGGCGCTATCGGCTGGCTGCGCCAAAGTTATCGTTACCGACGTTGTCGACGAAAAGCTTGCCGTGGCGCGCAGCCTCGGCCCTGCCATCATCACCGTCAACGTCCGTTCGCAGGACCTGAAGAGCGTCATAGCCCGCGAAACCGACGGCTGGGGCGTCGATGTCGTCTTCGAATGTTCCGGCGCGGCTGAAGTGATCGCAGACACGGCGCAGCATGGTTGCCCCGGCGGCGCCATCGTCCTTGTCGGCATGCCCGTGAAGCCGGTCCCGCTCGATGTCGTCATCGCCCAGACCAAGGAACTGCGCATCGAACACGTATTCCGCTACGCCCATGTCTACCCCCGCATCGTCGCGCTATTGGGATCGAACCAGATCAATGTCGATGCGCTGATCACCGATACCTACGCCTTCGAGGATTCCGTCGAAGCGTTCGATTACGCCGTGCGACCGAAGCCGTCCTCCGTGAAGATCCAGATCGAGCTTGGGAAGTAA
- a CDS encoding DUF2160 family membrane protein yields MMAGVQPQKTQRDGFLPIRTNGFDRGFISVVILILVHLLWMRFLEGVLPLWVATVLCLALAVFIIRKG; encoded by the coding sequence ATGATGGCTGGCGTTCAACCCCAGAAAACCCAACGCGACGGATTCCTGCCGATCCGAACCAACGGCTTCGACAGGGGCTTCATCTCGGTCGTGATCCTGATCCTGGTGCATCTTCTATGGATGCGCTTCCTCGAGGGCGTGTTGCCCCTATGGGTGGCGACGGTGCTCTGCCTGGCGCTGGCCGTATTCATTATCCGAAAGGGCTGA
- a CDS encoding carbohydrate ABC transporter permease has protein sequence MRRSGIASFVLWICLTILTLLPVWWMLVVSMRPRVKLYSKSFLIDDLYWNNFLAVLNSSTFLQYLLNSLIVATSNAALVCALGLLAAFGLSRYKIGGGDNVFFWLITNRMAPPAVFLLPLFLLFTKWFVFGDFMLFDTKIGLILLYCVFNLPFAVWLLKGMLDGIPLELDEAARVDGATTGQVLSNVILPLARPGLAVTFILTWIFAWNEYLFAATLTSSANARTVTTALAEYVSVTGTNWGEMAAMAFLTTLPALIVLGFVQKHIVTGLTFGALKG, from the coding sequence ATGAGACGCTCCGGTATAGCCTCCTTCGTCCTTTGGATATGTCTGACCATTCTGACGCTGCTTCCGGTCTGGTGGATGCTGGTCGTTTCCATGCGCCCCCGCGTGAAGCTTTATTCGAAGTCGTTCCTCATCGACGATCTTTACTGGAACAATTTCCTGGCGGTGCTGAACAGCTCGACCTTCCTGCAGTATCTCTTGAATTCGCTGATCGTGGCGACATCGAACGCAGCGCTGGTCTGCGCGCTCGGCCTGCTCGCGGCGTTCGGGCTGTCGCGTTACAAAATCGGCGGCGGCGACAATGTGTTTTTCTGGTTGATCACCAACCGCATGGCGCCGCCAGCCGTGTTTCTGCTGCCGCTCTTCCTGCTGTTCACCAAGTGGTTCGTGTTCGGCGATTTCATGCTGTTCGACACGAAGATTGGCCTGATCCTGCTCTACTGCGTCTTCAACCTGCCCTTCGCCGTCTGGCTCTTGAAGGGCATGCTCGACGGGATTCCGCTGGAGCTGGACGAAGCGGCGCGGGTCGATGGCGCGACAACCGGCCAGGTGCTGTCCAACGTCATCCTGCCGCTGGCGCGGCCGGGATTGGCCGTCACCTTCATCCTGACCTGGATTTTCGCCTGGAACGAGTACCTGTTCGCAGCCACCCTAACGTCGTCGGCTAACGCCAGGACCGTGACGACAGCGCTCGCTGAATATGTCTCGGTCACCGGAACGAACTGGGGCGAGATGGCGGCGATGGCGTTCCTGACCACGCTCCCGGCCCTGATCGTGCTCGGATTCGTCCAGAAGCACATCGTGACCGGCCTCACGTTCGGCGCATTGAAAGGGTAA
- a CDS encoding carbohydrate ABC transporter permease: MRQSNIGWLFLTPATLILFVVGFVPFIYILYVGFFDWNTNAVDPTLRWAGLQNYRSLVFDTTFLNSLARTLVFAFFVVVSELLLGYVLARALMADRLWGRQFFRTIHTLPIVVAPIAVGATWRLLCVPGFGIVPYYLKLWFGIDYNISTNAYHAFVTAIIMDLWHWTPFVTLSLMAGLTALPKEPLEQAQIDGGNKLQIFWYVIVPMLKPVLLTTVFIRLMDALRSVDEIWMLTKGGPAESTRFIGLHIWINVFPKTDYGYGAAMSLLTLYVTIVLSWLLFVAMTGRKGGAQ; this comes from the coding sequence ATGAGACAATCCAACATCGGATGGCTGTTTCTAACACCAGCCACGCTAATCCTGTTCGTTGTCGGGTTCGTTCCCTTCATCTACATTCTCTATGTCGGCTTCTTCGACTGGAACACCAACGCAGTCGACCCCACCCTGCGCTGGGCAGGCCTTCAGAATTATCGCAGCCTCGTTTTTGACACGACATTCCTGAACTCGCTGGCGCGCACCCTGGTCTTCGCATTCTTCGTCGTCGTGAGCGAACTGTTGTTGGGCTACGTTCTGGCCCGCGCACTGATGGCAGACCGCCTGTGGGGCCGGCAGTTCTTTCGCACGATCCACACGCTGCCGATCGTTGTCGCGCCCATTGCAGTCGGCGCTACCTGGCGGCTGCTTTGCGTTCCGGGCTTCGGCATCGTGCCCTATTACCTGAAACTGTGGTTCGGCATCGACTACAACATCTCGACCAATGCCTATCACGCCTTCGTCACGGCGATCATCATGGACCTGTGGCATTGGACGCCGTTCGTTACGCTGTCGCTCATGGCGGGGCTGACCGCCTTGCCGAAAGAACCGCTCGAACAGGCGCAGATCGACGGCGGCAACAAGCTGCAGATTTTCTGGTACGTGATCGTGCCGATGTTGAAACCGGTGCTGCTGACAACCGTCTTCATCCGGCTGATGGATGCATTGCGCTCGGTCGACGAAATCTGGATGCTGACAAAGGGTGGTCCGGCCGAGTCGACCCGGTTCATCGGCCTTCATATCTGGATCAACGTCTTTCCGAAAACCGATTACGGCTACGGTGCGGCCATGTCGCTGCTGACGCTGTATGTCACGATCGTTCTGAGCTGGCTGCTGTTCGTTGCCATGACCGGCCGCAAGGGAGGTGCACAATGA
- a CDS encoding extracellular solute-binding protein, whose product MNSFVKAVGVGFISLGLWSSTALAQDSWWKTAAQPYQGATIRGISESTPASKYVEQVLGPKFTEETGIKVEFEATSWDQMYDKAIKDMEANTGIYDFVYIEQDIVYTYLARNFLVDITKSLADNAKIASPDFKPENFTTFLNYFKDPKSGNVMGVPMEAFIKPYLYRKDLFDDPAIQKAYKDSTGADLKPATTHDEYTQIAKFFTEYGADKELWGTTVQASSSHPAAFYEFFESVAPTFGVYNWGIDGKTFAATEANGGQMNSAAAKKALNYWVGLLKYAPPESTSSTWDEVAGTFAAGRAAQGLVYGENAAWIATDESKSTVVGKVGVALPPVEAGVMEAAESGKGYIGYYDGGAFGIPHSSKNKDASLLFLQYIGQASVQTDWALAGSRIVMNSTYHDPKIVDQDKKMNGYYTLMREDGKLFAGAPPFPFHAQVLQVVAPFIYKAIVGEIKPDDALDQAATAAEAELVKLGYRK is encoded by the coding sequence ATGAACAGTTTCGTCAAAGCCGTGGGCGTCGGCTTCATTTCGCTTGGCCTTTGGAGCTCGACCGCTCTTGCTCAGGATTCCTGGTGGAAAACTGCCGCCCAGCCCTATCAGGGCGCGACCATCCGGGGCATCTCGGAATCGACCCCAGCGTCGAAATATGTCGAGCAGGTGCTCGGTCCCAAGTTCACAGAAGAGACCGGCATCAAGGTCGAATTCGAGGCCACATCCTGGGACCAGATGTACGACAAGGCGATCAAGGACATGGAGGCCAATACCGGCATCTATGACTTCGTCTATATCGAGCAGGACATCGTCTATACGTATCTGGCCCGCAACTTCCTCGTCGATATTACCAAGTCGCTCGCCGACAATGCGAAGATCGCTTCGCCGGACTTCAAGCCGGAGAATTTCACCACTTTCCTGAACTATTTCAAGGATCCGAAGTCGGGCAATGTCATGGGCGTCCCCATGGAAGCATTCATCAAGCCTTACCTCTACCGCAAGGATCTTTTCGATGATCCGGCGATCCAGAAAGCCTACAAGGATTCCACCGGTGCGGATCTGAAGCCCGCGACGACGCATGACGAGTATACCCAGATCGCCAAGTTCTTCACCGAATATGGCGCGGACAAGGAGCTCTGGGGAACCACCGTACAGGCCTCGTCGAGCCACCCCGCCGCCTTCTACGAATTCTTCGAGTCGGTCGCGCCGACCTTCGGCGTTTACAACTGGGGCATCGATGGCAAGACCTTCGCGGCCACCGAAGCGAACGGCGGCCAGATGAACTCCGCCGCCGCGAAGAAGGCGCTCAACTACTGGGTCGGCCTGCTGAAATACGCGCCGCCGGAATCGACGTCTTCCACCTGGGATGAGGTTGCCGGGACATTTGCCGCCGGCCGCGCAGCCCAAGGCCTCGTCTACGGTGAAAATGCTGCGTGGATCGCCACCGACGAAAGCAAATCGACCGTCGTCGGCAAGGTGGGCGTAGCGTTGCCCCCGGTCGAGGCGGGTGTCATGGAAGCAGCCGAATCCGGCAAAGGATATATCGGCTATTACGATGGTGGCGCGTTCGGCATCCCGCATTCGTCCAAGAACAAGGACGCGTCTCTGCTGTTCCTGCAGTATATCGGTCAGGCTTCGGTGCAGACCGACTGGGCGCTGGCCGGCTCCCGCATCGTCATGAACTCGACCTACCACGATCCCAAGATTGTCGATCAGGACAAGAAGATGAACGGCTATTACACGCTGATGCGTGAGGACGGAAAGCTGTTCGCCGGAGCTCCGCCGTTCCCGTTCCACGCGCAAGTTCTGCAGGTCGTCGCGCCGTTCATCTACAAAGCGATCGTCGGGGAGATCAAACCGGACGATGCGCTGGACCAGGCCGCCACGGCAGCCGAAGCTGAACTCGTGAAGCTCGGCTACCGCAAGTAA
- a CDS encoding AraC family transcriptional regulator: MSVISPTVARFEYVLTGADESFLWRRDDYPWERNVWNFHPEVEIHYIPNASGVLLAGDHVGAFTPGHISVIGSNLPHDWVTPLGPNERIPGRDIVIQFAPAKLEQASAFLPELAGLRDFLTRAKRGLSFKGRAREQAEALILDMEFQTGSVRLSTFLSLLSLLRDTDEFDTLSSEAYVPDLSYGSLEALQQVFAYLFANLSEDIRLPDMARMVGMSDSAFSRFFKKNSGHSFTDHVNKLRIWKAGQLLTDTSMPITDICFEVGYRNLSNFNRVFLRHHNLTPTKYRKLSTNRRTVPLTQTATDHMPVQ, encoded by the coding sequence ATGTCAGTTATTTCGCCGACCGTCGCGAGATTTGAATATGTCTTGACCGGCGCAGACGAGTCGTTCCTATGGCGGCGCGACGACTATCCGTGGGAACGCAACGTCTGGAATTTCCACCCGGAGGTGGAGATCCACTATATTCCCAACGCCAGCGGCGTCCTGCTTGCGGGCGATCACGTCGGCGCGTTCACGCCGGGCCATATTTCCGTCATCGGCAGCAACCTGCCGCACGACTGGGTGACGCCGCTCGGACCGAATGAGCGCATTCCAGGACGTGACATCGTCATCCAGTTTGCGCCGGCCAAGCTGGAGCAGGCTTCGGCCTTCCTGCCGGAACTGGCGGGGCTGCGTGACTTTCTTACCCGCGCAAAGCGGGGGCTCTCCTTCAAGGGCCGGGCGCGGGAACAGGCGGAGGCGCTGATACTCGACATGGAGTTCCAGACCGGCTCGGTGCGGCTTTCGACCTTCCTGTCTTTGCTCTCGCTGCTGCGGGACACTGACGAGTTCGATACGCTGTCTTCAGAGGCTTATGTGCCGGACCTGAGCTATGGTTCGCTGGAAGCCCTGCAACAGGTCTTCGCATATCTCTTCGCCAATCTGTCGGAGGACATTCGGTTGCCTGATATGGCGCGCATGGTCGGCATGAGCGACAGCGCCTTCTCGCGATTCTTCAAGAAAAACAGCGGCCACAGCTTCACCGACCACGTCAACAAGCTTCGAATCTGGAAGGCGGGTCAGCTATTGACCGATACCTCTATGCCGATAACCGACATCTGCTTCGAGGTGGGCTATCGCAATCTGTCAAATTTCAACCGGGTGTTTCTACGTCACCATAACTTGACACCGACAAAATACCGGAAACTGTCCACCAACCGCAGAACCGTTCCGTTAACTCAGACAGCGACAGATCATATGCCTGTGCAGTGA
- a CDS encoding GGDEF domain-containing protein, translating to MDETIEQLLHLSAQTETLMAVYDGDDRLRYANSAFRAAYFIEPEETPLWPDLMRRNFELARGTVIRTNDFEEWLRSTQSRRGKIGYRAFETDLADGRWLWMTEAVQKNGWMLCIASDITRLKVHGRTVRQDRDQAIKASYTDELTGVANRRFVMARVEDMVEAARHGNSGCLAVFDIDNFKRINDRLGHHAGDLVLRDFAHRIHQNVRRNDCFGRVGGEEFLLVMPATGPEDALAMVERMLTVIRFSRPLPDSPDFSYTCSAGIAACVPTDSASELYRRADQALYDAKMSGRDRVRAA from the coding sequence ATGGACGAGACAATCGAACAGCTTCTCCATCTTTCCGCACAGACGGAAACGTTGATGGCGGTCTATGATGGCGATGACCGGCTGCGCTATGCCAACAGCGCCTTCCGCGCGGCCTATTTCATCGAGCCGGAGGAAACGCCGCTCTGGCCGGATCTGATGCGGCGCAATTTTGAGCTCGCCCGCGGCACCGTCATCCGCACGAATGATTTCGAGGAATGGCTGCGCTCCACCCAGTCGCGCCGCGGCAAGATCGGCTATCGCGCCTTTGAGACGGATCTTGCCGACGGCCGCTGGCTGTGGATGACCGAGGCGGTGCAGAAGAACGGCTGGATGCTCTGCATCGCCAGCGACATCACCCGTCTCAAGGTCCATGGCCGCACCGTCCGGCAGGATCGCGACCAGGCAATCAAGGCTTCCTATACCGACGAGCTCACCGGCGTTGCCAACCGCCGTTTCGTCATGGCGCGCGTCGAAGACATGGTTGAAGCCGCCCGGCATGGCAACAGCGGCTGCCTCGCCGTCTTCGACATCGACAATTTCAAACGCATCAACGACCGGCTCGGCCACCACGCCGGCGATCTCGTGCTGCGCGATTTCGCCCACCGCATCCATCAGAATGTCCGCCGCAACGATTGTTTCGGCCGGGTCGGCGGCGAAGAATTCCTCCTCGTCATGCCGGCCACCGGCCCGGAAGACGCCCTTGCCATGGTCGAGCGCATGCTGACGGTGATCCGCTTCTCCCGGCCGCTGCCGGACTCGCCCGACTTCAGCTACACGTGTTCTGCCGGCATCGCCGCCTGTGTGCCGACGGATAGTGCGTCGGAGCTTTATCGGCGGGCGGATCAGGCGCTGTATGACGCGAAGATGAGCGGGCGGGATAGGGTGAGGGCGGCATAG
- a CDS encoding 8-oxoguanine DNA glycosylase OGG fold protein yields the protein MTLNLVEKHVLVFAKAYSSPPTFDTDAEEGGSPAQWFAEVKGSEHGLSCKDLARTTNRAQLLAMSADKKTCIDDLCVSVLAWGGMHRANRDRLFQRSAARWLAVAKRIRAGGLSRRAAFDEFASLRAEKKEKAMLGLGPAYFTKLIYFLMPETPGKGYILDQWAGLSMNLIAGVNVVKMDETVTWKADGKTVERRVNSRVSDVNTGEDYDRFCRGLELLSARMGGAWTPGQVERALMSEGGRSPQTWRSHVVAERLRALPPSS from the coding sequence ATGACCCTCAATCTAGTCGAAAAGCATGTTTTGGTTTTCGCGAAGGCTTATTCGTCGCCCCCTACTTTTGATACTGACGCGGAAGAGGGAGGCAGCCCTGCCCAGTGGTTCGCCGAGGTCAAGGGTTCAGAGCATGGTCTGAGCTGTAAAGATCTAGCTCGCACGACCAACCGGGCGCAACTCCTGGCAATGTCTGCTGACAAAAAGACCTGTATCGACGATCTATGTGTAAGTGTCTTAGCTTGGGGTGGCATGCATCGCGCCAACCGCGACCGCCTCTTTCAACGCAGCGCCGCCCGTTGGTTAGCCGTTGCAAAACGAATCAGGGCTGGCGGTCTCTCGCGCCGTGCGGCTTTCGACGAGTTCGCCAGTCTCAGGGCTGAAAAGAAAGAAAAGGCCATGCTGGGACTGGGACCGGCCTACTTCACGAAACTAATATACTTCCTCATGCCCGAGACACCCGGCAAAGGTTACATTCTTGACCAGTGGGCGGGGCTTTCCATGAACCTGATCGCGGGTGTGAATGTCGTAAAAATGGATGAGACGGTGACCTGGAAAGCAGACGGCAAGACTGTCGAACGAAGGGTCAACTCCCGGGTAAGCGACGTTAATACGGGTGAAGATTATGACAGGTTCTGCAGAGGTCTGGAATTGTTGAGCGCGCGAATGGGTGGCGCGTGGACTCCCGGCCAAGTCGAGCGAGCGCTCATGTCTGAGGGAGGTAGAAGTCCGCAGACGTGGAGAAGTCACGTTGTAGCGGAGAGACTGCGTGCGCTACCGCCATCGTCTTAA